Proteins from a genomic interval of Crassostrea angulata isolate pt1a10 chromosome 7, ASM2561291v2, whole genome shotgun sequence:
- the LOC128192635 gene encoding teneurin-m-like isoform X2, with protein sequence MQTQKVPAMDSNYNYRPKGQGQPKRRSRLKDGRMNGSTGSCSSDEDFHSDDNLRPYEEVKVAHQDKKLNGLGLDPEEHVELTAMDQKAHRMCSKNNNKTPHFYTYQEGSEGEESEQNLSVSTKHASLNVNHQGSQCSMSSNEMDNMHSVRNEVVSRLSDSDPDNQTQHVHSPHGHNKFHHAATAPGGLPPCFNPPPPPPPIEDIPHQTTVPQRVNRCMGPSYRGTYSDAEMCHCRGHYVDSNTALLHNHHNVRGHYSDNENPYHRGHSCSDSEHYHQVRQCVYSGEESDFEPHYLEQTASGNVFIPDGQPRFPRTVPRSGSVPMSRSGELVSPQPVRPQCSNTVPSHFMNGDHHNSERQAFLPHSHCGYPGNMTSPPRSHDCGYTKFGNTPHYMKQKLKRWSWKWAALILVIICVGLLAATTYFAAHLTFEKNEKKEEKPGALNHTVLKFTQTPLLLDGDRPTYITISPLTLWQTYFIQSDSKFVKFDFTIPNSARLAIYGRRNFPPTIAQFDFYQVYDGSTIKEPESQTFRNRYKRSLPDKETAMIQLMEKGKWYLTIYNDRDQPQEIGVARRTIDFMGTNCESNCYGHGLCDNQGRCQCFNGYRGPYCSERECPHLCNGQGEYRQGVCVCHEGWKGAECDIPANKCENPTCNNRGQCINGQCQCEKGFTGPHCGIVTCIDPSCSGNGLCHLGKCVCYKGFKGDHCQLPDKLNLTHLCARDCSGHGQFDWDTGQCICDRFFKGKDCEQEMCRLRCINGYCHNQRCVCDEGWGGVLCDTRNCDPRCDGIKGQCDKGTCICRTGWNGKHCTIDGCPNSCNGHGSCRRYGDKGYKCDCHAGWKGNGCDIAMEMMCSNGDDDDKDGLRDCLDPDCCSSAACAQNPFCQTVQDPAEILLQKPKPSSTASFFKKMKFLIDNNSIQKETSKNAFNETQVSVIRGRVETRDGTPLVGVKVNVRIQPLYGHTLTRNDGMFDILVNGGGSVTLEFTRQPFQSHTISVSVPWNQIVTMEMVVMDLHSVDFSEPDPLLCAVGHDHHTMKPIVLSTWQHTQLGACPEKSTLIPESQVLQESIEVPGTNAHLVYHSSETEGYKSVILIQMTPDTIPTNLALVHLKVYVQGIENIKVFEADPGLKYTFSWDRINAFRQKVYGIVPVKVHVGYEYKGCDYVFWEVRSTTMTGFDLTSSEIGGWNLDIHHTYNFQEGILHKGDGSNIYLKEKPQELVSILGNGIQRSLDCAMCNGDASNNQVRAPVALASGSDGSLYIWDYNFIRKLSPGRTEIVSILKTDSVFHKTYMTVSPVNGKLYISDYMKHRVIQIATMGPVQNLEQNYKVIAGNGEECSTGLVDECGDGGLAIQARLLGPKGIAINKEGVIYIADNLNIRQISTTGIISTLIGSHNQLRTQEPMSCDQSRPANQVQLHWPAALAIDPLDDTLHILDKNVILKLTKDNYIVTIAGRPSNCPIIGLNSMLSGVLSDEEEASGIAADVRLVDAQSMAFGPHGEIHVVESDQHRINRVRVITSDGRIHHFAGSKSKCDCKSKTCLCYDGKETLAAQALFNSLTSITVTPDGIVHIADNGNLRVFSIMSKLPQPDTDNKYKVYSPDTKEMFIFNDHGQHQHTVDIMTGQYMYNFTYNVNSYFSKLVSITDDIKNKIELTRDSNLQVTQIISPGNQRSKLDMNNQHRLQKLTSPNNDSISFTYRDASGLLVSKYLSNGQSYFYHYNDMGRLMETRQPTGEITSLVTDINTTGSIVRVNTDSSDVISMATYGSVQSVMHGVAETQVTYLPDGGVVVMYPTNMSINIESGGHPVLSNQHRMHFKRKIIGPNKLVHKLEWRFYARRRYSPSCGRKTLQRLGSKMRVGESRPHVSMSDSPDIGFSRGEAKALRINGVNLLSVEYDRMNHTESILNKDSQNILWIMYDDSGLPVQFLPCSDHHAMNITYNQRGQITHWQYGEMWEDLDYNRDGLLLNRSRSGAVQHKFYYRYGKSLPTDIVMPSGKQYYLEYNSLGELEKIRTPDLGYHHFNHIVSVGKQRYLYYVPDLPYPYTMEYDGNGKLLMVVYPSEQRRMVYRYNSYSQPITILFDETQVELEYDEQILKLSQSTISSGAYSCVTAYSYAGSLVSSYSLKFPKDSNLISGSFSYTYDDNFRIIQINSAFGARINETSTSYTYDSDTGKLKTLGPLNLTFRTMYDSETISDNHATISRSYDKYGRVEIVQYRFDRDSVLTLKIGYDEYNRIHRWERNVNGDEIKYLYFYDKDSNIEEVYINGASAWRFSYSNNGNVKRLTRNGESVDLEYDSGDRISKSGNKNYKFDEDGFMAKRQDQDLKFNSNGQLVYVAKTGVHRYFYFYDSSDRLVLMESNGGEMMQYFYSDVLNPDRITHTYNRTSTEVTEYVYEPNGNLIAMKRSGNVYYIACDPMGSPIAIINKIGHIVKSIVYNPYGQVENDTNPGFEFSFGFQGGLYNPVTELVIFKNRVYDTDNGRWLCPDYSSILHNIQKIMEDPTMLNNYRFQYLVNTHTKKSYPILSVTEWMSMLGYDIRSLAPDVSYTGEIRPKKKDTDLSLLPTSSAFECTFLQDMDSLLTLSIVPQSKLSPLQTRREVHFAAVASILGDGVTLSYHDGHVAVGVMDNTPIWSKQLAQVLINGSEILDLQYIINGKDVHYFVKPDSSKGEEDLKTLGIYNDEIRYENGLNVTVKRTSHRKPEMDVKLHGKHSIINIRYGTSLEIERQRVLNHAKERAVNHAWRREKWILQNSLTSQYQWTSYEVNEILTHGSARGYTGQYIHAQTPTQYPELSDDCNSIRFRKTSNR encoded by the exons CCACCATGCAG CTACAGCACCAGGGGGTCTTCCACCGTGCTTTAACCCtcctcccccacccccacccatTGAAGACATTCCACATCAAACAACAGTGCCGCAGAGAGTAAACCGATGCATGGGTCCCTCGTATCGAGGCACGTACTCGGATGCTGAAATGTGCCATTGTCGCGGTCACTATGTGGACTCAAACACTGCATTACTTCACAATCACCACAATGTAAGGGGACATTACTCTGACAATGAGAACCCCTATCACAGGGGCCACTCCTGTTCCGACAGTGAACACTATCACCAAGTGAGACAGTGTGTGTATTCTGGAGAGGAGAGTGATTTTGAACCACATTATTTGGAGCAGACAGCTTCTGGCAACGTCTTCATTCCAG ATGGACAACCTCGGTTTCCACGCACAGTGCCAAGGTCGGGGTCAGTGCCGATGTCAAGGTCAGGAGAACTAGTCAGTCCACAACCTGTCCGACCCCAGTGTTCTAACACTGTTCCCAGTCACTTCATGAATGGAGACCATCACAACTCAGAAAG GCAGGCCTTTCTTCCCCACAGTCATTGTGGTTACCCAGGCAATATGACATCACCACCCCGATCCCACGACTGTGGCTACACTAAATTCGGCAATACACCCCACTACATGAAACAGAAACTGAAGCGGTGGAGCTGGAAGTGGGCGGCCCTGATCCTAGTCATCATCTGTGTGGGGCTCCTAGCAGCCACCACCTACTTTGCAG cTCATTTGACGTTTGAAAAGAATGAGAAGAAAGAGGAGAAACCTGGTGCCTTAAACCACACAG TGTTAAAGTTTACCCAGACCCCCTTGCTTCTGGACGGCGACAGACCAACCTACATCACAATCTCCCCACTGACCCTCTGGCAGACCTACTTCATCCAGAGCGATTCCAAGTTTGTCAAGTTCGATTTCACCATTCCAAACAGTGCGCGTCTGGCTATCTATGGCCGACGGAACTTCCCGCCTACCATCGCTCAGTTTGATTTCTACCAGGTGTACGATGGAAGTACGATCAAAGAGCCTGAATCACAGACTTTCAGAAACCGG TATAAACGATCTCTTCCTGATAAGGAGACGGCCATGATTCAGCTGATGGAAAAGGGCAAGTGGTACCTGACCATCTACAATGACCGGGATCAGCCGCAGGAGATAGGCGTGGCCAGAAGAACCATTG ATTTCATGGGAACCAATTGTGAGAGTAACTGTTACGGACATGGTCTCTGTGACAACCAGGGGAGGTGTCAGTGTTTTAATGGTTACAGGGGACCATACTGCTCAGAAC GTGAATGCCCCCACCTTTGTAACGGTCAGGGAGAATACCGCCAGGGTGTGTGTGTCTGTCACGAGGGCTGGAAAGGGGCGGAGTGTGACATCCCCGCCAATAAGTGCGAGAACCCGACCTGTAACAACAGAGGGCAGTGCATCAATGGCCAGTGTCAGTGTGAGAAAGGCTTCACCGGCCCGCACTGTGGAATCG TGACCTGTATTGACCCTAGTTGCTCTGGTAACGGGCTTTGTCACCTGGGTAAATGTGTCTGCTATAAAGGGTTCAAGGGAGACCACTGTCAATTACCCGACAAACTTAACCTGACTCATCTCTGTGCCCGCGACTGCTCGGGGCATGGGCAGTTTGACTGGGACACGGGCCAATGCATCTGTGATAGATTCTTCAAGGGCAAGGATTGTGAGCAAG AAATGTGTCGTCTGCGCTGTATAAACGGATACTGCCACAACCAGCGCTGTGTGTGCGATGAGGGATGGGGCGGAGTCTTGTGCGACACACGTAACTGTGACCCGCGCTGTGATGGAATTAAGGGCCAGTGCGACAAGGGAACGTGTATCTGTCGAACCGGCTGGAATGGAAAACACTGCACAATAG ATGGATGTCCAAACTCCTGCAATGGCCATGGTAGTTGTCGTCGCTATGGAGACAAGGGTTACAAATGTGACTGTCATGCTGGCTGGAAAGGAAACGGCTGTGATATTGCCATGGAGATGATGTGCTCCAATGGCGACGATGATGACAAAG ATGGACTGAGGGATTGCTTGGACCCGGACTGTTGCTCCAGCGCGGCTTGTGCCCAGAATCCATTCTGTCAGACCGTGCAGGACCCCGCCGAAATCCTCCTCCAGAAACCAAAGCCTAGCTCCACTGCTTCGTTCTTCAAGAAGATGAAGTTCCTTATTGATAACAATAGCATACAGAAGGAGACCTCAAAGAATGCCTTCAATGAAAC ACAAGTTTCTGTAATTCGGGGACGTGTTGAGACACGAGATGGCACTCCTTTGGTCGGTGTCAAGGTCAATGTCAGAATTCAGCCCTTGTATGGCCACACCCTCACCAGAAATGATGGAAT GTTTGACATTCTTGTCAATGGAGGTGGTTCTGTTACCCTGGAGTTTACACGGCAACCATTCCAATCCCACACTATCAGTGTATCAGTACCATGGAACCAGATCGTCACCATGGAGATGGTCGTCATGGACCTGCACTCTGTAGACTTCTCTGAGCCTGACCCTTTACTGTGTGCAGTGGGGCATGACCACCACACCATGAAACCCATCGTTCTTTCCACCTGGCAGCACACACAACTTGGGGCTTGTCCAGAGAAGAGCACACTAATTCCTGAGTCACAG GTTCTACAAGAGAGTATAGAAGTTCCAGGCACCAATGCCCACCTAGTGTACCACAGCAGTGAGACAGAGGGCTACAAATCTGTGATCCTCATTCAGATGACCCCTGATACCATTCCTACCAACCTGGCCCTGGTCCACCTCAAAGTCTACGTCCAGGGCATCGAGAACATCAAAGTGTTTGAGGCGGACCCAGGTCTTAAGTATACCTTCTCCTGGGACAGGATCAACGCATTCAGACAGAAGGTGTACGGTATTGTCCCGGTGAAGGTACATGTGGGATACGAGTACAAGGGTTGTGATTACGTGTTCTGGGAGGTCAGGAGCACCACCATGACAGGGTTTGATCTGACATCCTCAGAAATCGGAGGCTGGAACCTGGACATCCATCACACCTACAACTTCCAAGAGG GAATCCTGCACAAGGGAGATGGCAGCAATATCTACCTGAAGGAGAAGCCCCAAGAACTGGTCAGTATCCTTGGCAATGGGATTCAAAGGAGTCTAGACTGTGCCATGTGTAACGGAGATGCCTCCAACAACCAAGTACGTGCCCCGGTGGCGCTGGCCAGTGGTAGTGATGGAAGCCTTTACATCTGGGACTACAACTTCATCCGGAAACTCTCGCCTGGAAGAACCGAGATAGTCAGCATTCTAAAAACTGA TTCTGTGTTCCACAAGACTTATATGACTGTTAGCCCAGTCAATGGAAAGCTGTACATCTCAGACTACATGAAACATAGAGTCATCCAGATTGCTACTATGGGACCTGTCCAGAATCTAGAACAGAACTACAAAGTTATTGCTGGGAATGGAGAAGAGTGCTCTACTGGACTTGTTGATGAGTGTGGGGATGGAGGACTGGCCATTCAAGCCCGGCTTCTGGGACCCAAAG GCATTGCTATCAACAAAGAGGGGGTGATATACATAGCAGATAATCTCAACATCAGGCAGATTTCTACCACTGGAATTATCTCTACTCTGATTGGCTCCCACAACCAGCTCAGAACACAGGAACCAATGTCATGTGACCAAAGCAGACCAGCTAATCAG GTTCAGCTACATTGGCCGGCAGCTTTGGCTATTGATCCTCTTGATGACACTCTCCATATACTGGATAAAAATGTCATCTTGAAGCTGACCAAGGACAACTATATTGTGACGATTGCAGGGCGCCCAAGTAACTGTCCAATCATAGGCCTGAATTCCATGCTGTCAGGGGTTCTGTCTGATGAAGAAGAGGCCTCCGGGATAGCTGCTGACGTCCGATTGGTTGATGCCCAGAGCATGGCTTTTGGTCCTCATGGAGAAATCCATGTGGTGGAGAGTGATCAGCACAGGATTAACAGGGTACGAGTCATCACCTCTGATGGAAGGATTCATCACTTTGCTGGATCCAAATCTAAATGCGACTGCAAATCCAAGACTTGTCTCTGTTACGATGGAAAGGAGACCCTGGCTGCCCAGGCTTTGTTCAACTCACTGACCTCCATCACTGTCACTCCGGACGGCATCGTGCATATTGCTGACAACGGAAACCTGCGTGTGTTCTCCATCATGTCCAAACTTCCTCAACCGGATACAGACAACAAATACAAGGTCTATTCCCCAGACACAAAGGAGATGTTCATCTTCAACGACCATGGTCAACATCAACATACAGTGGATATAATGACAggacaatacatgtacaactttaCTTACAATGTCAACTCCTACTTCAGCAAGCTGGTGTCCATTACGGATGATATCAAGAACAAGATAGAGCTTACGAGAGACAGCAATCTCCAGGTCACACAGATCATCTCCCCTGGCAACCAGCGATCTAAACTAGATATGAACAATCAACACAGACTGCAGAAGTTAACCTCACCAAACAATGACTCCATCTCGTTCACATACCGAGACGCCTCGGGTCTGTTGGTATCCAAATATCTCAGTAACGGGCAGAGTTATTTCTATCACTACAACGACATGGGGCGATTGATGGAGACTCGACAACCAACAGGGGAAATAACTTCCTTGGTAACCGACATCAACACAACGGGATCAATTGTGAGGGTCAACACTGACAGCAGTGATGTCATCTCCATGGCAACCTATGGCAGTGTACAATCAGTCATGCATG GTGTAGCAGAAACTCAAGTGACCTACTTACCTGACGGAGGTGTTGTGGTCATGTACCCCACAAACATGTCGATCAATATCGAGTCAGGGGGACACCCAGTTCTATCCAATCAGCACAGGATGCATTTCAAGCGCAAGATAATCGGCCCTAACAAGCTGGTTCACAAGCTGGAGTGGCGGTTCTATGCCCGGCGTCGGTACAGTCCGTCCTGCGGGCGGAAGACCCTACAGAGACTGGGAAGTAAAATGAGGGTAGGGGAATCCCGGCCGCATGTTAGCATGTCTGACTCGCCTGACATCGGGTTCTCCAGAGGCGAGGCCAAAGCCCTCAGG ATTAATGGGGTAAACCTTCTGTCGGTGGAATATGACAGAATGAACCACACCGAGAGCATTCTCAACAAGGACTCTCAGAACATCCTGTGGATTATGTACGATGACAGTGGGCTGCCGGTCCAGTTCCTGCCGTGTAGTGATCATCACGCCATGAACATCACGTACAACCAGCGCGGACAGATCACACACTGGCAGTACGGGGAAATGTGGGAGGATCTTGACTACAACCGCGATGGACTTCTGCTGAATCGGTCCAGATCCGGAGCAGTCCAGCATAAGTTTTACTACAGATACGGAAAATCATTG CCTACAGACATTGTGATGCCAAGTGGTAAGCAATATTACCTGGAATACAACAGCTTGGGAGAGCTGGAGAAGATTCGAACCCCAGATCTTGGGTACCACCACTTCAACCACATTGTGTCCGTCGGGAAGCAGCGATACCTTTACTATGTACCAGATCTACCATACCCTTACACCATGGAATACGACGGCAATGGTAAACTCCTAATGGTGGTGTACCCCAGTGAACAGAGAAGGATGGTATATCGCTACAATAGCTACTCCCAACCTATCACCATCTTGTTCGATGAAACACAAGTTGAGTTGGAGTACGATGAACAGATTCTGAAGCTGTCCCAATCCACCATTTCTAGTGGGGCCTACAGCTGTGTCACAGCGTACAGTTATGCAGGGTCACTGGTGTCAAGCTACTCCTTGAAATTCCCCAAAGACAGTAATCTTATATCTGGTTCCTTTTCCTATACCTATGATGATAACTTTAGGATTATCCAGATTAATTCAGCGTTTGGGGCACGTATTAATGAAACCAGTACTAGCTATACATACGATTCTGATACAGGGAAACTAAAAACACTTGGTCCTCTGAACTTGACATTTAGGACAATGTATGACTCGGAGACTATATCCGACAACCACGCTACCATTTCTCGTAGTTATGATAAATATGGGCGTGTGGAAATCGTCCAGTATCGATTTGATAGGGATAGTGTATTGACACTCAAAATAGGCTATGATGAGTATAACAGAATTCACAGATGGGAGAGGAATGTGAATGGAGATGAAATCAAATACCTGTACTTCTATGACAAGGACAGTAATATTGAAGAAGTTTATATTAATGGAGCGTCTGCCTGGAGATTCAGCTACAGTAACAATGGGAACGTCAAACGCTTGACCAGGAACGGGGAGTCTGTGGACTTGGAGTACGACTCTGGGGACAGAATCAGCAAATCAGGGAACAAAAACTACAAGTTCGATGAGGATGGCTTCATGGCTAAGAGACAAGATCAAGATCTCAAGTTCAACTCTAACGGACAGCTGGTCTATGTGGCTAAAACTGGGGTACACAGATATTTTTACTTCTATGACTCCTCAGATCGGCTTGTCCTTATGGAATCTAATGGTGGAGAAATGATGCAGTATTTCTACAGTGATGTCTTGAACCCAGACCGCATTACTCACACCTATAACCGAACATCTACTGAGGTCACCGAGTACGTTTATGAGCCCAATGGAAACCTGATTGCAATGAAACGCAGTGGCAATGTTTACTACATTGCTTGTGATCCTATGGGTTCTCCTATAGCCATCATCAATAAAATCGGCCACATTGTGAAGTCAATAGTGTACAACCCTTATGGACAAGTAGAAAATGACACTAATCCAGGCTTTGAGTTCAGCTTTGGTTTCCAGGGAGGGCTATACAACCCGGTCACTGAGCTGGTGATCTTCAAAAACCGTGTGTACGACACAGACAATGGCCGCTGGCTGTGTCCTGACTACAGTTCAATCCTCCACAACATCCAGAAAATCATGGAGGACCCCACAATGCTGAACAACTACAGGTTCCAATACCTAGTGAACACCCACACAAAGAAGTCCTATCCTATTCTCT CTGTGACTGAGTGGATGTCTATGCTGGGATATGACATCAGAAGTCTTGCGCCAGATGTGTCTTACACCGGAGAGATTCGCCCCAAAAAGAAAGACACGGACCTCTCACTTCTTCCAACATCCTCAGCTTTCGAGTGTACATTCCTTCAAGATATGGACAGCCTGCTGACCTTGTCCATTGTTCCACAGTCCAAACTTTCTCCGCTTCAGACAAGGAGGGAGGTACACTTTGCGGCTGTGGCCAGCATCCTCGGGGATGGTGTGACACTGTCGTATCATGACGGTCACGTAGCGGTAGGGGTGATGGATAACACCCCCATCTGGTCCAAACAACTGGCTCAGGTGCTGATTAATGGATCTGAGATATTGGATCTGCAGTATATTATTAATGGAAAGGACGTCCACTATTTTGTTAAACCAGATAGTTCTAAGGGTGAAGAGGATCTGAAAACTCTTGGcatttataatgatgaaattcgGTATGAGAATGGGCTCAATGTGACGGTAAAGAGGACATCCCACAGAAAACCAGAAATGGATGTGAAGCTGCATGGCAAGCATTCTATTATAAACATCCGGTATGGCACGAGTTTGGAAATCGAGAGACAGCGAGTTCTAAACCATGCCAAGGAAAGGGCCGTCAATCATGCATGGCGGAGAGAAAAATGGATTCTACAAAATTCCCTCACGTCACAGTATCAATGGACTTCATATGAAGTAAATGAAATCCTGACCCACGGGTCGGCCCGGGGATACACGGGTCAGTATATACATGCACAAACCCCCACTCAGTATCCTGAGCTGTCAGATGACTGCAATAGCATCCGATTCCGAAAGACTAGCAATAGGTGA